GGGCTGCGCGACGGCGAACCCGTGTTCCTCATGGAGAAGTACGACCCGGTCCACCGTGAACTCGTCGGCCTGTACGAGCCCGAGCCCGGTGACGTCGGCATGCACTTCCTGGTGCCGCCGACGGACACCCCGGTGCACGGATTCACCCGGTCCGTGATCACCGCCGTGATGGCGCACCTCTTCGAGGACCCGGCCACCCACCGGGTCGTCGTCGAGCCCGACGTCGCCAACAAGGCCGTCCACGCCCTCAACGAAGTCGTCGGTTTCGTCCCCGACCGCGAGATCGACAAGCCCGAGAAGCGTGCCCTGCTGAGCTTCTGCACGCGAGAGCAGTTCTTCCACAGCCAGAGCCTGGCTGCCCGAGGAGTAGCCGTATGACCCTGTCCGACGCCGTAGCGCATCTGTCCCCCCACCGCTGGGCACGGGCCAACCGCCTGCTCATCCGCAAGGCCCTCGCCGAGTTCGCCCACGAGCGGCTCATCACGCCGGAGGCGACCGCCGACGGCCGCTTCGAGGTCCGCAGCGACGACGGTGCGACCCGCTACGGGTTCACCGCCGTCCGGCGCGCCCTCGACCACTGGCAGGTCGACGCCGACTCGATCACCCGTCACCGAGACGGCGTCGACCTCCCTCTGGCAGCCCTGGACTTCTTCATCGAGCTGAAGCAGGCCCTCGGCCTGAGCGACGAGATCCTCCCGGTCTACCTGGAGGAGATCTCCTCCACTCTGGCCGGCACCTGCTACAAGCTCACCAAGGAGCAGACCCCGGTCGCCGAACTCGTCGACGCCGGCTTCCAGGCCATCGAGACCGGGATGACCGAGGGCCACCCCTGCTTCGTCGCCAACAACGGCCGGCTTGGCTTCGGCGTCCACGAGTACCTGGCGTACGCCCCCGAGACGGCGAGCCCCGTCCGCCTGGTCTGGCTGGCCGCGCACCGCTCACGGGCGGCGTTCACGGCAGGGGTGGGCATCGAGTACGAGACGTTCCTGCGGGACGAGCTGGGCGAGGAGACGGTCGCCCGCTTCAACTCCGCACTGACGACAGAGGAGTTGGACCCGGCCGACTACCTCTTCATCCCGGTCCACCCCTGGCAGTGGTGGAACAAGCTCTCCGTCACCTTCGCCGCCGAGGTCGCCCAGCGGCACCTGGTCTGCCTCGGCGAGGGCGACGACGAGTACCTGGCCCAGCAGTCGATCCGGACGTTCTTCAACAGCTCCGCCCCCGAGAAGCACTACGTCAAGACGGCCCTCTCGGTCCTCAACATGGGCTTCATGCGCGGTCTGTCGGCGGCGTACATGGAGGCGACCCCGGCGATCAACGACTGGCTGGCTGGCCTCATCGACAACGACCCGGTGCTGAAGTCGACCGGCCTGTCGATCATCCGCGAGCGCGCGGCCGTCGGCTACCGGCACCTGGAGTACGAGGCCGCCACCGACAAGTTCTCCGCGTACCGCAAGATGCTGGCCGCGCTGTGGCGCGAGAGCCCGGTGTCCTCCCTCCAGGAGGGCGAGTCCCTGGCAACGATGGCCTCCCTGGTCCACGTCGACCACGAGGGCAAGGGCTTCGCGGCGGCGCTGATATCCCGCTCGGGCCTGACCCCCACGGAGTGGCTCCGCCGCTACCTGCGGGCCTACTTCACCCCCCTCCTCCACAGCTTCTACGCCTACGACCTGGTCTTCATGCCGCACGGCGAGAATGTGATCCTGGTCCTGAAGGACGGTGTGGTCGAGCGGGCGATCTACAAGGACATCGCCGAGGAGATCGCGGTCATGGACATGGACGCGGTGCTCCCCCCGACGGTCGAACGCCTCCGGGTGGACGTCCCCGAGGACAAGAAGCTCCTCTCGATCTTCACGGACGTCTTCGACTGCTTCTTCCGCTTCCTGGCCGCGAACCTCGCCGAGGAAGGCGTCCTGGACGAGGAGGACTTCTGGCGCACGGTCGCCGAGACCGTCCGCGACTACCAGCACGCGATGCCCGAACTCGCCGACAAGTTCGCCCAGTACGACATGTTCGCCCCCGAGTTCGCGCTGTCCTGCCTCAACCGTCTCCAACTCCGCAACAACAAGCAGATGGTGGACCTGGCGGACCCGGCGGGCGCACTCCAACTCATCGGCACCCTGAAAAACCCCATCGCGGGCCTGTGACCCGCCCCCGAACAGACGGGCACCTCGGAGTACGGTCCTCCGAGGTGCCCGTCGCGCTCTGCCCGTCAGTATCCGCGGGGAGGCCTGGTGGGATCGAACTGCTGGACCCTCCTGGCGAGATTGGACCCGTCGGCGGTGACCCCGTAGCGACTGCGGACGTACCGCATCGCGGCGGCGATGCAGGCCACCGGGTCGTAGATGTTCACCGAGGTGCCAGGGGCGTGACGCTGGGCGAAGGTCTGCGGGATGCACTGCACGATGCCACGGGAGCACTGGAAGTGCGTGAGCGCGCCGTTCAGCCGCACGATCCGCCCATCGCCGTGGTAGCCGTCCCCGTAGTCCTTGACCTTGCTGAAGCCGGCAGGTGTTTTCGCGTTGGAGTCCCACACATTGCAGGCGTTGGGGTTGCCCGACGACTCACGCGCGACGGCCGTTCTGAAGCCCTTCACCCAGTACTGGCTCGACTGGACCCCGGCCGCGGTGGCCGCCTGGTCGATCCACTCCTCCAGCGTGCCCTCGCCCGTGAACCGGTGGAACGTCACCTGTTTCGGGTCGATCTGCCCCTGGGCCCCGATCCCGTCACCGTCCGTCGGCCCGCCCGCCGGGAACCCCTCACGGACCCGGAACAGCCCGGCGCGCTGCCCGAGTTCCGTCAGCGACTGCATGCCCGGGGTCCCGGTGGCGTCGCTGCCGGAGAAGTCCAGCACCGTCCGGCGGAACTCGTCGTAGAGGGCCTGCGTGGCGTCCTCGAAGATCCCGCGTTCGTCGATCGCCTGCGTGTGCATGACCTTCTCCAGCCCGTCCTGCACCAGGGCCACATCGGCCTTCGGGCTGGCCGCCCCGCCCGGTTGGGCCCGCTCGTCCTCGGCGCTGTGCGTCGAGGCCCAGACCACCTGGTTCAGGCTGACCCAGGGCTGTTCCGCGGCCGGGGAGGAGCCCGCCCGGACGTTGAACAGGTCCGACTGCCTGCCCAGTTCGACCAGTTCCGCGGGCCGGGGAACGCCGTGGCCGTCCGCCCCGTCATGCCCCAGCTTCTCCGCGCGGAACCGCTCGAAGAGTTCCTGGGTCTCCGCCTCGAACACGGCGTGCGGGTCGTCCGGGGCGACGCCCATGACTTTCTCCAGCGCGTCCTGGACGAGGGCGACGTCGTCCGCCGTCGGGCCGTGGCCGTTGCCCGCGGTCTGGTCCTCGCTCGTGGGGTGCGTGGCCGCCCAGGTGATCTGGTTCGCGGACACCCAGGGCAGCGCCTCCTCGGCCTCCGCCGCGAGCAGGCCGTCGGACTCACGGGAGACGGCGGTGGCCATGTACGTGAATCCGGGTTTGTTCTTCAGCCCCGGATCGGCCGTGACCACTCCCTCCTGGAACTGCGGCAGCCCGTATCCATAGAGATAGGCGTCCCGCCGGGCACGCTTTTTCAAATACACCCCGTTGCCCTCGGCCGAGCCGTTGGCGTTCGTGTTCCCCTCGATGGTGTACGTGTAGTCGGCGTCGTATTTGTGGACGAGTCCGACGTGCGACCCTCCCGAAGGGCCGAAGAACACCATCGCCCCGATCGCGGGATAGTACGAGAACCTGCCGCGGCTCTTGTACCAGTTGACCGCCGCGAGGCACGAGGCGGTCACCGGAGCCAGGCTCTTCACGCCGGCCTGCTGGAAGGCCCAGGACTGGAAGGTCTGGCACCAGGCCTGGTTCTGCGACCATTCCAGTCCGGGAACCGCGGGGGAAAACTTCTGACGGTTGTTGTAGTGCCCGTTCGAGAAGCCTTCGCGGTATCCCACTTCGGTCTTCTCGATGGCGATGAGAGTGTCCGTCTGACCCATCGCGCCCCATCTCCTCTTCCGGGGTGCGCGGGCCCAGGGAACAGTGCGGCACGAAGATGTGCGAAGAAGACGAGGAACGCGAGGAACGCGAGGAACGCGAGGAAACATCGCGGCAATTCCGCGTTCGGCCACCGGTCACTGGGCTCGCGCGGCCATTTCGTTCATGCTAGCTCCGGGGCCATCACGCCGCATCTCACCCGTTCGGCGCAAGGAGCGCCCGCCCCGAGCCCTACCGCGCGGCCCACGGTACCTGTGGCGACCGGAAGTACCCGATCCCCAGCGCCTCCCACCTCGGCCCCTGCGCGGCGAGCCGCCCCCGGTACCCGTCCCAGTCGAGCGCGGACGCGGACGACCACCCCAACTCGGCGACCCCCGGCAGCCTCGGGAACGCCATGTACTCGACGTCCGCCGAGGAAGCGATCGTCTCGGTCCACAACGGCGCCTCGACCCCCCGGATCGCCGCATCAGGCACTCCCGCCAGATACGCCCCCGGATCCCAGTCGTACGCCCGCCGCACATCCACATATCCGGCCCAGTCGAGCCCGAGCGGCGTGTCCTTGTCGTACTTCATGTCGAGGTAGATCCGGTCGGCGGGCGACAGGACGACCCCCGTCCCGTTGCGCGCTGCCGCGACGACCCGTTCCTTCTCCTCCGTACCCGTACGGTCCAGCCCCCAGTACTGCGCGAGGGCGCCCCGCGCCGGCGTCGCCCCGGTCAGCTGGTGCCAGCCGACCACGGTCTTGCCGTACCCCTCGACGACCGGCTGCACCCGGTCCATGAACTTCACGTAGTCCTCGTGGCTCGTGGAGTGCGCCTCGTCGCCGCCGATGTGCAGATACCGCCCGGGCGTGAGCGCGGCCAGCTCGCGTACGACGTCGTCGACGAAGTCGTACGTCACGTCCTTGTCGACGCACAGGGAGCTGAACCCGACCTCGGTGCCGGTGTAGAGCGGGGGCGCGACGCCGTCGCAGTTCAGCTCGGCGTAGGAGGCGAGCGCCGCGTTGGTGTGGCCCGGCATGTCGATCTCGGGGACGACCTCCAGGTGGCGCGAGGCCGCGTACCGGACGATCTCCTGGTAGTCGGCCTTGCTGTAGTGGCCGCCGGGTCCGCCGCCGACCTGCGTGGAGCCGCCGTAGGAGGCGAGGCGCGGCCAGGAGTCGATCGCGATGCGCCAGCCCTGGTCGTCGGAGAGGTGCAGATGCAGCTTGTTGAACTTGTAGAGCGCCAACTGGTCGACGTAGCGCTTGACCTGGTCGACGGTGAAGAAGTGGCGGGAGACGTCCAGCATCGCGCCGCGCCAGCCGTAGCGCGGGGTGTCCTTGATCGTGCCGCCCGCGACCAGCCAGGGGCCCGGCTGCGCGGAGTCCTTCTCGACGGCGGCGGGCAGCAGTTGGCGCAGGGTCTGGACGGCGTGGAAGAGCCCGGCGGGCGCGCGGGCGGTGAGGGTGACGCCCGAGCGGCCGCTCTCCAGCCGGTAGCCCTCCTGGCCGAGACCCGTCTCTCCGGGCGCCAACCGGAGGCGGATTCCGGCCTCCTGACGTTCCGTCACCGACAGTCGGAAGCCCGTCGAGGGCCGCAGGATCCCGGCGAGATACTCCCCCGTGCGGCGAGCCTCGGACCCGCCGTCCACGACGATGCGCGTACCGCTCGTCAGCCGGTACGGCGAGCCGTGGGCCCGGACGGAGGCGGGGGCAGGGATCACCTGCCCGAGGGGGACGGTGGCGGCGTCGGCGAGGGTGTCGGAAGGGGCGTTGTCGGACACGGGTGCGGCTCCCACGGCGAAGATCCCGGCCGCCACCACCAGCAGCAGCGAGCCGAGAAGGCGGGTCGATCTGTGGTGCGATCTCACGGCGAGCTCCCTCCACGTATCGAACGGTGCGCTCCCCACCATCACCCCTCGACCCCCTCCAGGTCTAGACCATCTCTGCCCGCAGCCGGTGGAACAATCCTCTGCATGGCGGAAATCCTCCAACGGGACGGCACGTGGACCTTCGACGGCGACACACTGCGGCTGACCCCCGGCCGCGACAAGAGCGTGAGCCTGCTCCGCAAGACCATGGGTGAACTCTCCGTCCCGCTGGGCGCGTTGGCGGGCATCTCCTTCGAGCAGGGCAGGAAGTCGGGACGCCTGCGGCTGCGGCTGCGCGACGGCTCCGACCCGCTCCTCCAGGCGACCGGCGGCCGGCTCACCGACACCAACGACCCGTACCAGCTGAGCGTCGACGCCGACCGGTACGGCGTCGCCGAGTACGTCGTGGACGAGATCCGCAACGCGCTGCTCCTGGACGAGGTGCCGACCGACGCGGTGGACGCCTATCTCCTCGCCGGTCCGGCCGTCCCGCTCTCCGTCTCCGCCGGGGACGGCACCGCGAGCTTCGACGGCGACCACGTACGCCTGGAGTGGAACTGGAAGACGGAGGACGCGAAGGCCGCGGCCGGGGCGCGGACGCTGTCGCTGACGGACATAGCGAGCGTCGAGTGGCAACCCTCGGTCGGCCTGGAGAACGGCTACCTCCGCTTCACCGTGCGGAACGCGCCGACCAAGGCCCCGCCCAAGTACGACCCCAACTCCGTGGAGCTGTGGGGCTTCAAGAAGGACCCGCTGATGGCCCTGGTCGCGGCGGCCGTACAGGCCCGGCTCCCGCACCCGTCGGCCCCGGCCCCGGCCCCGGCGCCGAAACAGCTGACGCCCTCCCCGTCGCCCCAGGACCGGCCCGCCCCCGAGGAGGACCACGACGCCCTGCTGCGCCGCCTGCGCGAACTGGGCGACCTCCACCGGTCCGGGGTGCTCACCGACGAGGAGTTCACCCTGGCCAAGCAGGCGGTCCTCAAGCGCCTGTGACACGCGTGAGGACCGCCCGTACCGCGAGGTGAGGTCACTTGGCCCGGCGCGCCACCGTGAAGTGGTCGACCCGCGCGCCCGTCTCGGCGATGCCGCTCACGGTCAGCGTGGCGTAGTGCCCCTTCGGCGCGGGCTTCACGTCCACTCGGAGGAAGGAGTAGTCGAGGTACCGCACCCGCGACCAGGTGACGGTCTCGTTCTGCTTGCCGTCCTTGACGTTGATGTACGAGGAGACCGACTCGACCTCGTTCTCGTGGCCCTCGTACGACAGCGGGGCGCTGAAGGCGTAGAGGCTGCGGCCGGCCGCGCCCGCCGTGACGTACACCACGCCCTCGGTCTCCGGGTAGGCCGTGCCGCCGATCGGCAGCTTCTTGACGACCGCGCCGCCCTTGATGACGTCGGTGCGCTCGTACTGGTGGTTGTGGCCGTTGATGACCAGGTCCACCGAGTACTTCTCGAACAGCGGCACCCACTCCTGTCGCACGCCGCCTTCCGAGGCGTGCGCCGTGGAGGTGCAGTACGCGCAGTGGTGGAAGAAGACCACGACGAAGTCGACGTCACGGGAGGCGCGGAACTTCTTCAGCTGCGCCTCCAGCCACTTGGTCTGGGTGCCGCCGGAGATGCCGAGGTTGGCCGGGATCTCGAAGGAGATGTCGTTGGCGTCGAGCGAGATGACGGCCGTGTTGCCGAAGACGAAGGAGTAGACGCCCGGCAGGTTCTTCCTGTCGGGCCCGTTGTCGGGGAGGTTCCAGCGGGCCTCCTCGCCGCCGTAGCCGTTGGGCGAGTACCAGGCCTCCATGTCGTGGTTGCCGTAGGCGGGCATCCACGGCACGGACTTGGCGACGGACTCGGTCTGGGCGAGGAACTGGTCCCACACCCGGGAGTCGAAGCCGGTGTCGGCGGTCTTGCCCTGGCCGGCCGGGTCGGCGTAGGCGATGTCACCGGCGTGCAGGTGGAAGGCCGGGTTCTGGCCGAGCAGCAGGCTGTTGTTGGCGAGGCCGTGGTAGCCGACGCCCTCGTCGCCGAACGCGGTGAAGGTGAAGGGGGCCTTGTGGGCGGGGGCGGTGGTGAAGGTGCCGAGGGTGCCCAGCAGGTGCGGCTCGGCCGGGTCGAAGCCGGCGTGGCCGACGCCGTAGTAGTAGGTGCGGCCGGGCTTGAGGTGGGTGAGCTCGGCGTGGACGTAGTACTGCGTGTGGTCGCCGCTCGCGCCGACCCCGGCGGGGGTGTGAAGGGTGCGGACCTCGGCGTCGAGGCGCCGGGAGAGGTCCTGCGGGTGGGCGCCGATCCGGATGAACGGTTTCTTCACGGCGACCGGGACCTGCCACGAGACGGTGACCTCGGTGCGCGGGTCGTTGCCGAAGGCGAGGTGGCGGCCGAAGGGGGCGACGAGGGATCCGTCGACGCGCTCGGCGCTCGTACGGGCCTGGGTCGGGACGGAGGAGGAGCGGAGCGCGGCCGGCGTGGCGGCCCGGGCGGCGGTGGCCGGGACGAACACGCCGCCCGTGACGGCGCCGAGCGTGACCGCGCCGCCTCTGATCATCGAGCGGCGGGAGAAAGTGGAGCGCAGGTACTCGTGCTGCTCGGCCATGCTCATGCGCTCGGCCAGCCGCTCGGGTACGCCCATGCGAGGAATGTCCATGGCGCCCGAAAGTCGTCGCCTCAGGCGACGGACTGCCGGACGCCGGGTGGACAGCGCGCGAACAGGTCCTCATGACAGATCCAATGTTCTCCCAAAGAGATTCAACACACCCCTGCCCGATTTCGGGCAGATTTCTTGCACATCACTCTGTGGTGCCCCAGGATCTACCGAGTGCACGACGAACTCGTTGATCACCTGACGCGATCCTCGCCCCTCAACCGGGGCGAGGCGCTGCGTGTGATCCAGGACGTGCTCGCCTACTTCGACGAGACGACCGAGGAATACGTCCGTCGCCGCCACCGCGAGCTCCAGGCCCAGGGCCTGGTCAACGCGACGATCTTCGAACAGATCGAGGCGGACCTGAAGTACCGGGCGGTCGCACCACCGGAGCTCACGCTCAGGCAACTGCGCCGCATCGTCTACGGCTGAACAGCCACGGCTGAACACCTACGGCTAGGGGATACGTATATATGTGCGGGATTGTCGGTTACATCGGCAAGCGCGACGTGGCGCCGCTGCTCCTGGAGGGCCTGCAGCGCCTTGAGTACCGGGGCTACGACTCGGCGGGCATAGTGGTCACCTCGCCCAAGACGGCCGGCCTGAAGATGGTCAAGGCCAAGGGCCGGGTCCGGGACCTGGAGGCCAAGGTCCCCGCGCGCTTCAAGGGCACCACCGGCATCGCCCACACCCGCTGGGCCACCCACGGCGCCCCGTCCGACGTGAACGCCCACCCGCACATGTCGGCCGACAACAAGGTCGCCGTCGTCCACAACGGCATCATCGACAACGCCTCCGACCTGCGCAGGAAGCTCGAAGCGGACGGCGTCGAGTTCCTCTCCGAGACCGACACCGAGGTCCTCACCCACCTCATCGCCCGCTCCCAGGCCACCACCCTGGAGGAGAAGGTCCGCCAGGCGGTCCGCATCGTCGAGGGCACGTACGGCATCGCCGTCATGCACGCCGACTTCAACGACCGCATCGTGGTCGCCCGCAACGGCTCGCCCGTCGTGCTCGGCATCGGCGAGAAGGAGATGTTCGTCGCCTCGGACATAGCCGCTCTGGTCGCCCACACCCGCCAGATCGTCACCCTCGACGACGGCGAGATGGCCACCCTCAAGGCCGACGACTTCCGCACCTACACCACGGAGGGCACCCGCACCACGGCCGAACCCACCACCGTGGAGTGGGAGGCCGCCTCGTACGACATGGGCGGCCACGACACCTACATGCACAAGGAGATCCACGAGCAGGCCGACGCCGTGGACCGCGTGCTGCGCGGCCGCATCGACGACCGCTTCTCCACCGTGCACCTCGGCGGCCTCAACCTGGACGCCCGCGAGGCGCGCCAGATCCGCCGCGTCAAGATCCTCGGCTGCGGCACCTCGTACCACGCGGGCATGATCGGCGCCCAGATGATCGAGGAGCTGGCCCGCATCCCCGCGGACGCCGAGCCGGCGTCGGAGTTCCGCTACCGCAACGCGGTCGTCGACCCCGACACCCTCTACATCGCCGTCTCCCAGTCCGGCGAGACCTACGACGTACTGGCGGCCGTCCAGGAGCTGAAGCGCAAGGGCGCCCGGGTCCTCGGCGTGGTGAACGTCGTCGGTTCGGCGATCGCCCGCGAGGCGGACGGCGGCATCTACGTGCACGCCGGCCCCGAGGTCTGCGTCGTCTCCACCAAGTGCTTCACCAACACCACGGTCGCCTTCGCCCTGTTGGCGCTGCACCTGGGCCGCACCCGGGACCTCTCCGTCCGCGACGGCAAGCGGATCATCGAGGGCCTGCGCAGGCTCCCCGCCCAGATCTCCGAGATGCTGGAGCAGGAGGAGGAGATCAAGAAGCTGGCCCAGGAGTACGCCGAGGCCCGCTCGATGCTCTTCATCGGCCGCGTCCGGGGCTACCCGGTGGCCCGCGAGGCCTCCCTGAAGCTCAAGGAGGTCTCCTACATCCACGCCGAGGCCTACCCCGCCTCCGAGCTCAAGCACGGCCCGCTGGCCCTGATCGAGCCCGCCCTGCCCACGGTCGCGATCGTCCCGAACGACGACCTGCTGGAGAAGAACCGCGCCGCCCTGGAGGAGATCAAGGCCCGCAGCGGCAAGATCCTCGCCGTCGCCCACCAGGAGCAGGAGAAGGCCGACCAGACGATCGTCGTCCCCAAGAACGAGGACGAGCTGGACCCGATCCTCATGGGCATCCCCCTCCAACTCCTCGCCTACCACACGGCGTTGGCCCTCGGCCGGGACATCGACAAGCCGCGCAACCTGGCCAAGTCGGTGACGGTGGAGTAAGGGCTCGAGGCCCCACAACGAAGACGGACCCCCACGTGATGCCACCCATCACAAGGGGGTCCGTTCCATGACGCCGGGGGTCGCCCAACCACCCCGCGCCGCTGCCAACTACCGTGGCCGTCACACCACTCGGTCCGGCATCACGCGGGTTATGCCCTTCACAAGGACACAAACACCCCTACGCGCCAGTAGACTTACGCGTTCTCGAACTGAACTCGAACTCGTCAGGGAATGACGATGACGGGGCGCTGCGCCCGCTTGGCGAGCCGTCCGGCGACGGACCCGAAGATCCGGCCCACGATGCCGTGCGTCGACCCGACGACGATCGCGTCGGCCTCGTACTCCCGCCCCACCTCTTCGAGTTCGTGGCAGATGTCGCCACCACGCTCGACCAGGATCCAGGGCACCTCGACGAGGTAGTCCGCGCAGGCGAGCTCCAGCCCGAGGACCTCGGTGCGGTGATCGGGGACGTCGACGAACACCGGCGGCTCGCAGCCGGCCCACACGGTCGTGGGCAGCCGATTGGCGACGTGCACGATGATCAGGCCCGAACCGGAGCGGCGGGCCATGCCGATGGCGTACGCGAGGGCACGCTCACTGGACGTCGAACCGTCGAAGCCGACGACGACGCCGTGCTGGAAGGCGGGGTCGCAGGAGGGGCGTGCCTCTTCCGCCGCGAGGGGCTCTGCCGCCGCGTGATCGGCGACGGGCCGCCGCTTGCGGTCCGCGGAGTCGAAGAATTCGTGACCGGCCATGGGTGTCTCGGCGTTCGGATCCTCGTGGATGGGACGACGTGGATGGGACGTCGGTGCGCGGCGGAGCCGTGTCCGGGAAACATCTTCCCAACCCCATACCCCCAAGGGTACGTCCGCACGCCTCCTCCGCCCAGATCCCGCACCGGCTGCGCGGGGTTCCAGGGAGCATGCACGAGCACGCCCCCGTAACGCAATGGTTGCTGCCACGTACAGCCGGTTTACGCGGGTAGGTGAACGCCGGCCCCGCGCCCCGCGCCAACCCGATCAAGCGGCACCAGTGACCGACGGGTCGAACACGCGTTGAACCCCCGTAAGCCGATCCCGAGGGAGCAGGAGGGAGCCCGCAGTGCCCGCCCACCGCACAGCACACCGAACCGCACCCCGTACGACACCCCGCACCGCGCCCCGGTCCGCCCCCACTCCGGAAGCCGCAGCCGAACCCGGGCCCGAAGCCGCGGCCGCAGCCGTCGCCGGCTCCGACGACA
This genomic stretch from Streptomyces deccanensis harbors:
- a CDS encoding beta-N-acetylhexosaminidase — encoded protein: MRSHHRSTRLLGSLLLVVAAGIFAVGAAPVSDNAPSDTLADAATVPLGQVIPAPASVRAHGSPYRLTSGTRIVVDGGSEARRTGEYLAGILRPSTGFRLSVTERQEAGIRLRLAPGETGLGQEGYRLESGRSGVTLTARAPAGLFHAVQTLRQLLPAAVEKDSAQPGPWLVAGGTIKDTPRYGWRGAMLDVSRHFFTVDQVKRYVDQLALYKFNKLHLHLSDDQGWRIAIDSWPRLASYGGSTQVGGGPGGHYSKADYQEIVRYAASRHLEVVPEIDMPGHTNAALASYAELNCDGVAPPLYTGTEVGFSSLCVDKDVTYDFVDDVVRELAALTPGRYLHIGGDEAHSTSHEDYVKFMDRVQPVVEGYGKTVVGWHQLTGATPARGALAQYWGLDRTGTEEKERVVAAARNGTGVVLSPADRIYLDMKYDKDTPLGLDWAGYVDVRRAYDWDPGAYLAGVPDAAIRGVEAPLWTETIASSADVEYMAFPRLPGVAELGWSSASALDWDGYRGRLAAQGPRWEALGIGYFRSPQVPWAAR
- a CDS encoding IucA/IucC family protein — protein: MTLSDAVAHLSPHRWARANRLLIRKALAEFAHERLITPEATADGRFEVRSDDGATRYGFTAVRRALDHWQVDADSITRHRDGVDLPLAALDFFIELKQALGLSDEILPVYLEEISSTLAGTCYKLTKEQTPVAELVDAGFQAIETGMTEGHPCFVANNGRLGFGVHEYLAYAPETASPVRLVWLAAHRSRAAFTAGVGIEYETFLRDELGEETVARFNSALTTEELDPADYLFIPVHPWQWWNKLSVTFAAEVAQRHLVCLGEGDDEYLAQQSIRTFFNSSAPEKHYVKTALSVLNMGFMRGLSAAYMEATPAINDWLAGLIDNDPVLKSTGLSIIRERAAVGYRHLEYEAATDKFSAYRKMLAALWRESPVSSLQEGESLATMASLVHVDHEGKGFAAALISRSGLTPTEWLRRYLRAYFTPLLHSFYAYDLVFMPHGENVILVLKDGVVERAIYKDIAEEIAVMDMDAVLPPTVERLRVDVPEDKKLLSIFTDVFDCFFRFLAANLAEEGVLDEEDFWRTVAETVRDYQHAMPELADKFAQYDMFAPEFALSCLNRLQLRNNKQMVDLADPAGALQLIGTLKNPIAGL
- the glmS gene encoding glutamine--fructose-6-phosphate transaminase (isomerizing) — its product is MCGIVGYIGKRDVAPLLLEGLQRLEYRGYDSAGIVVTSPKTAGLKMVKAKGRVRDLEAKVPARFKGTTGIAHTRWATHGAPSDVNAHPHMSADNKVAVVHNGIIDNASDLRRKLEADGVEFLSETDTEVLTHLIARSQATTLEEKVRQAVRIVEGTYGIAVMHADFNDRIVVARNGSPVVLGIGEKEMFVASDIAALVAHTRQIVTLDDGEMATLKADDFRTYTTEGTRTTAEPTTVEWEAASYDMGGHDTYMHKEIHEQADAVDRVLRGRIDDRFSTVHLGGLNLDAREARQIRRVKILGCGTSYHAGMIGAQMIEELARIPADAEPASEFRYRNAVVDPDTLYIAVSQSGETYDVLAAVQELKRKGARVLGVVNVVGSAIAREADGGIYVHAGPEVCVVSTKCFTNTTVAFALLALHLGRTRDLSVRDGKRIIEGLRRLPAQISEMLEQEEEIKKLAQEYAEARSMLFIGRVRGYPVAREASLKLKEVSYIHAEAYPASELKHGPLALIEPALPTVAIVPNDDLLEKNRAALEEIKARSGKILAVAHQEQEKADQTIVVPKNEDELDPILMGIPLQLLAYHTALALGRDIDKPRNLAKSVTVE
- a CDS encoding universal stress protein, translating into MAGHEFFDSADRKRRPVADHAAAEPLAAEEARPSCDPAFQHGVVVGFDGSTSSERALAYAIGMARRSGSGLIIVHVANRLPTTVWAGCEPPVFVDVPDHRTEVLGLELACADYLVEVPWILVERGGDICHELEEVGREYEADAIVVGSTHGIVGRIFGSVAGRLAKRAQRPVIVIP
- a CDS encoding DUF4429 domain-containing protein, producing the protein MAEILQRDGTWTFDGDTLRLTPGRDKSVSLLRKTMGELSVPLGALAGISFEQGRKSGRLRLRLRDGSDPLLQATGGRLTDTNDPYQLSVDADRYGVAEYVVDEIRNALLLDEVPTDAVDAYLLAGPAVPLSVSAGDGTASFDGDHVRLEWNWKTEDAKAAAGARTLSLTDIASVEWQPSVGLENGYLRFTVRNAPTKAPPKYDPNSVELWGFKKDPLMALVAAAVQARLPHPSAPAPAPAPKQLTPSPSPQDRPAPEEDHDALLRRLRELGDLHRSGVLTDEEFTLAKQAVLKRL
- a CDS encoding purple acid phosphatase family protein produces the protein MGVPERLAERMSMAEQHEYLRSTFSRRSMIRGGAVTLGAVTGGVFVPATAARAATPAALRSSSVPTQARTSAERVDGSLVAPFGRHLAFGNDPRTEVTVSWQVPVAVKKPFIRIGAHPQDLSRRLDAEVRTLHTPAGVGASGDHTQYYVHAELTHLKPGRTYYYGVGHAGFDPAEPHLLGTLGTFTTAPAHKAPFTFTAFGDEGVGYHGLANNSLLLGQNPAFHLHAGDIAYADPAGQGKTADTGFDSRVWDQFLAQTESVAKSVPWMPAYGNHDMEAWYSPNGYGGEEARWNLPDNGPDRKNLPGVYSFVFGNTAVISLDANDISFEIPANLGISGGTQTKWLEAQLKKFRASRDVDFVVVFFHHCAYCTSTAHASEGGVRQEWVPLFEKYSVDLVINGHNHQYERTDVIKGGAVVKKLPIGGTAYPETEGVVYVTAGAAGRSLYAFSAPLSYEGHENEVESVSSYINVKDGKQNETVTWSRVRYLDYSFLRVDVKPAPKGHYATLTVSGIAETGARVDHFTVARRAK
- a CDS encoding GNAT family N-acetyltransferase, with the protein product MSGANATGFTFRPLNPLTDAELLHGWVTHPKAAYWMMQDARLEDVERAYMEIAADPHHHALLGLRDGEPVFLMEKYDPVHRELVGLYEPEPGDVGMHFLVPPTDTPVHGFTRSVITAVMAHLFEDPATHRVVVEPDVANKAVHALNEVVGFVPDREIDKPEKRALLSFCTREQFFHSQSLAARGVAV
- a CDS encoding CHAP domain-containing protein, encoding MGQTDTLIAIEKTEVGYREGFSNGHYNNRQKFSPAVPGLEWSQNQAWCQTFQSWAFQQAGVKSLAPVTASCLAAVNWYKSRGRFSYYPAIGAMVFFGPSGGSHVGLVHKYDADYTYTIEGNTNANGSAEGNGVYLKKRARRDAYLYGYGLPQFQEGVVTADPGLKNKPGFTYMATAVSRESDGLLAAEAEEALPWVSANQITWAATHPTSEDQTAGNGHGPTADDVALVQDALEKVMGVAPDDPHAVFEAETQELFERFRAEKLGHDGADGHGVPRPAELVELGRQSDLFNVRAGSSPAAEQPWVSLNQVVWASTHSAEDERAQPGGAASPKADVALVQDGLEKVMHTQAIDERGIFEDATQALYDEFRRTVLDFSGSDATGTPGMQSLTELGQRAGLFRVREGFPAGGPTDGDGIGAQGQIDPKQVTFHRFTGEGTLEEWIDQAATAAGVQSSQYWVKGFRTAVARESSGNPNACNVWDSNAKTPAGFSKVKDYGDGYHGDGRIVRLNGALTHFQCSRGIVQCIPQTFAQRHAPGTSVNIYDPVACIAAAMRYVRSRYGVTADGSNLARRVQQFDPTRPPRGY